The sequence CTTCCCCGGCAATATAAAACTACTCCCCCGGCAATAGAAAACTACTTCCCCAGACAATATAAAACTACTCTTCCGGCAATACCAAACTACTCCCCACAGCTTACCTTGAGCAGCATGAACTTCCTGAGCGGGTCATACCACTGCATGAGGAAGAGGCCGGCGGGCGTCGCTCCGCACAGGTACTTGTACCCATTGTATGGATTGCGGGCAACCGCACACCGCATGCAAccttcatacatacatacatacatacatacaaggtgttccatcttactaatattataaatgcgaatgtttagatgttagaaggtatctccggaacggcagaacggatgttgatgaaatttggcacagatgtagaacatagtttggaagaacacataggcttattaagtttttttttcaattccgcacggacggagttgcgagcgacagcttgtatgtataataaatcaatttaaattaatgtcatGTATATTGTATCTGAAAAAAggctatattattattattatatacctCTAGTGTCAGGCACACGTGTAGTGAGCGCAAATCGTCTCGGTAGCAATCTCGGTGGTAACACTCTCAGAGAACGTCCGCCTCGGGCACTACCGATCAGAGCAAGTAGCTCATGTCGGTACAGTGATGGTGTTTTACCTGGAACATACAGTTCATTTATCTGGTAGTTGTAGTAAAAGATTATGGTTTGAGGGGATTTGACCGCATTTGGGGGGCTTAGACTGTTGTATTGaactataaaagtatatttttttgagaTTTTTTGAGGAGAGGTAGAGGAGTCATTAACTTACTtacatcatattttaaaactatacatAACAGCCTTTTATTCCACAACAGGCAAAAATCTCTTAAATGCATAAAAGcttaatacttaaattaagtttCATACAAGGTCTTTGCAAGGCGACATTACGAAAAAGATAttgaatacatttaatttttataactaaccAGAGAGCGACATGAGAACATCTTTGATGACGTGCATCCAGATCGTCCTCCTCGGACAGAGCTGATCCATGGCGGTCTCGTGCAATTCGTTCAGGTTCAACGTGTAGATACCCTCTTCAGCGCCTACGGGAAATATCATAGCAATATAAACTTACTTGTCACAAGCGCCTGACAGAAAAGTCATAGCAATATACACTTACTGCAACAATActattatgttacaaaaacatattgttggcttttttttttacaacgaaACAGatgagattttattatttaataattcaccTATCAATATATGCTGGTCCCTCGTGTCAGGATGTATCCAAGATGCAGTGCAGTTTATTCTGAGAGGACATCCATTGAACACCTAAAATAAtacgataaatattttagtataacatACATAGATACATACAGTCGAGGTAATAATCTTGTTACCTTAGAGAAGCACGCCCCCATGTGTACTTTGGGGGTGGGCGGCAGGCCGTTGGGGGCGGGGCGCGGCggcgtgcgcgtgcgccgcgACCTCGCGCGCCTTGGGGGCACCGGCGGCACTGACACACTGCCCGCTATACCACAGATACGATTGCGAacgatatttatataaatacatactaaTGGAGAGaaaaactgtattttactCATTATAGATGTCAGCATGATAAAGAGTAAGTAGCACTTAACCacagatatacaaaaacactttattttatatacaaatttcactgaaaaaatatgtattttttttagatactttataaattgtaataaaaaaagaaaaaaggaatattttttaaatcgctaGAATGACGTATGAAAAAATTGGCAgaacgtatctccagaacggctttacggatctcggtgaaatttggcacagatgtagaacatagtctgaaagagtCCATAGGCAaggtacttattatttaataccgAGCGGACGAATGTAGAGAATTAATTACCTTCACCGTCAACTTTAGCTTTATCTCTCTGACTATCGGATAAACTTCGTTGTCGTTGACTGATCTTCATTTCTTCATCAGTCACCTCTTTTCCATCTCTCACTTCTTCAGCCAACTTGAATATCTCATCTACTGAAGAAGTCTTTCTCTTTTCCAACTCACATTGACAGAATTGACTTAAATCGATACCGGCCGTCACCGTATCCGAATTGTGTCTATTATGTCTCTTTCTGTGTTCGTAACTCTTCTCATCCATGTTCATACTGATATCAATCTTCCTACATAAATCTTCATCAGACGTTGTCCCGTTCTCTAATTTATCAGTATCCGAAATTCTTAGTCGATTAGCGATTTGTAACGCTCTGAAATTGGATACCGATATCTTTTGCTTCTTACAACTATCACAGTAAACGATACCCGATTCTTGGTTCTGATTAGAACAATTTCTATAATAACTTAGTATATCTCCATTAGAATTGCACGCGTCACAGGAACATTTTGAAGCGACCGATCTTTGTAAATCGCTTAATGTGTTATTATCCCTCGTTTCTGGTTTCGGACATTGTCCGCATTCGCAATTTGCGTTCCTAACTTGTGGGGATTCTATGTTCAGATCATTTTCCGGTTGATCTGCGAACATTATTTCTGTTTCACCCATTTTCCTACATAATGGATCGTCTATAGATATGCGGGAAGCGGTTATGGGACTTTGAAAGTTTGATGCTAAACtttgatatatatttgttgttgAACTGTTTAGGTAATTCTGCTTTAATTGTATACATTGTGTTAAATGTTGATCGTGTATAGATAATGCAGAGTTGCCCTGCGCCATGTTTGCTGTCTCCGCTGTCAATGGTAGTGTTGCCCTGtggaaataataatgttaccGATTTTGGTAGTTTTTTTCGTGTAAGCGTTGAATGCAGTGCGGTTAGGATTTTTCGTAAGCTCAGGTTGTGCTGTTAGACACAAAAAATGGAATGtggttttatttgtataaataattattttttttttaatttttgtttatagtttttaatttaaataacaagtgGTGCTGGTGggatatttttatcaaattgtgagaggtaaaaacattaaaaaaaattaagtctttttttaattttggattttttttcatttgaagatcttatttatattatgacaaatatttattatatggcTCACAAAATAGCAACCGACTTCCCTTAGATATAACCTCAAATGTCATGCAAAtgctaaaaataactttttaatttacatgttCCGATTTACTATTACAACGTAATCAAGCAAATACTTTTAAAGCTTAAAGCACTATCTAATATgactataaattatatcaaaacacatatttgtaaaattacacTCAACACGTTAAATGCCATATTAAATTTCACGTACTAAAGTGAACTGGCATTCAATGTGTTAAtaactaatttgatataattaaaagtcATAATTCTTAactattattgaaaaaaaaaatatgttcgtaataaatatagttcgaaataaaatcaagtaaCATATAAACGAGATTCAACTATCTCTTTCTTTCTTAAGCAAATAGATATATGAAAAAGCAGTACAACTATCTACATATATGTTAAcctaatactattttattttaatctgtcGTTTCTATTTACGTCTACagatgataatatttaaaatatatactaaatgtattacataaactcgtttatatacatatatatagatacttaATGTTACTTCGAACTTTTACAACTATAGGTTTTTGAAATTCAACACATAAGCTTTGAAAACAAATGTTCCCATAGTTGACGGTAATCAAAAAATTCGCTATATAATGAAAACGTTAAGGGAAGTAAAATTGTAgaatataaactagctgtcgcccgcgactccgtccgcgcgcagttaaaaaaaaaacttaatagggttatgaaaaatagatgttggtcgattctaagacctactgaatatgctcacaaaatttcatgagaatcggtcaagccgtttcggaggagttcaagttcgaaccctgtgatacgagaattttatatataagatttaattaaatgaacaacggtcacatagttatttaaatgatatcaCGTGACAATTTGTTCGTTTCTCAATTCTTCCATTAAACACGTGAAAATCGGAATAGATTCCTTAAAATCACGGAATATCACAAGGAGGGACGGAcggtataataaaatatcacgtgtatatattttctgatggattacgtaaattaaatcttaattaatattataaatgcgaatgtttagatgaatggatatttgttagaaggtatctctagagccgttcttgatgaaatttggcacagaaatagatcatagtctggaagaacacataggctacttattaagtttttttttaattccgcgcggacggagtcgcggtttaaagctagttaattacattttgaaaatttaattatcactTTATACTAAGAAAATACACATGATTTTAGATAAAGGGGGTGTCTAAAAATTGTGCCATATCATAAAAGGGGATGTAGGTCAAAAAGTTCTTAAAAACATCATGTGATTAAATGACGACCCCTAAATGTaggaattaaatgtaaaactttgAAAGCTTACTTTCAAGTAACATTTTTGAATTCACAAACTTTACTAGTTACTTATATATGTAACATTTGTTTGCAAAGATTAAAGTGTTGATCTAATATGAAGAATACAATCACCAAACAATGAATTCATTCATGCAGTGTAAAACCTCCGCGTTTACCTGAGCATTAACTCTTCGTCAATGTATTGCAAGAGGCTCCTAAAACAAAAGAGACATCTTACAGACATGTGCCGGCGATGCGCCGTTATCAACTCTATTCGTATGTACGTATGGTCTAAAGTTGATTGACAAGActatatacaggatgtttgtttttaaaaaaaaatcgttaacgtaaaaaagaaaataataaaaagttaagaattattatattaaaaaatatgttataagatattaataaaaaatacttaatgtGGATTTAACAAGCTCTAGTTGATAGATAGAttctaaacaatattaaatatatttgcgatgtaagaaatatataagcTGATAAGAGTAAGAGAGACGGATAGAGCGAGGGAgacacatttaattttgtaagtgAAACAAAGCAGTTAAGTCGAAgcaattatgtttatttttacgtattttaacatttgaagTTTCGATGTTAATTTAGTAACATCTATCAGATAATTAAGAttacttgatttattttattttatcaacaaaaatattgtaaatttttcagGTTAtcttaagaattaaaaacataacaattattattgacTTAAAAGATCATCGTAActtgacaaaattaaaattaaaaacaaataaaaactatcacagctttctagtttttttttcacaattttaaaCCATACTTTTATGTGCAATGAGAATGATGGACAGATAAAAAAGCTTACACATCTATTCCCGCCATTTTGTACACTTACCTGACATTTAGGCGGGAAAGTTTGACATGTGTCTGAATGTGTTTTctaaattgaatataatatttaaaaatccactattaataaaaaatctattgattaattattatgaagGATAATTTCACTATTTAACAGAAAAAACTAGACTATTTGCTgttcacaaaattatttacattatgtagtttttatgaaaactattttatttacagtgaAAATATTGTCAAAATTCATTTCTTAAGTTAGGCttacataaatcaataaaatgattatttattataatgaagtAACCCAAAGGAAAGTACTACAACCttgaaaatcaaattttaaaaatttcgatTTCTAGTAGCatcgttttttgtttcttaataaCGGATCATTCAATAATGAGAAATTTCAAATATcccattaaatttattacaactattttttttttcacagtaACAAGACGGTGTGCAGAACTGAGCGAAATTGTAGTCCGTAATATCTGCCTACCCCTGCTATGCGCATAAGTCATATTGTTTTTAGACCCCATGTGGCAGTGTCATGTAAGCCAATGGCGTTAAGCCATGTCCATGCATTCCGTGATAACTATACTAATGTATAGTGCATTCTCTTCACACAACAACATCGCCTATTGCCGCATTTTGAATTATTGCAAGtctaaaaaaactaaaacaattggcatgtgaaattattcaaactttcgtgagacattatcattaaactaatatacgaacggctaaaacactcacgtacatatgtccggtgtcggcaccgactagtttcgagcccactGTGCAATCAAGTGATcaacgggccgcgtccgcgaattaatcagtcccactcaccctgatgaattGCCCCCAATGGGCtcaaaactagtcggtgccgacaccggacatatgTGAGTGTTTTAACCGTATATTAGTTTAATTGGCCTATCCTTGGAAGTTGCCATGGGATCTTTTAAGACGTGTAACTTTTTCGTCTGATGGATCGAAATGTGTAAAGTGCGACAAACTAATTTCATACACTGTACCCAAAGATTATAAATAGACTGGCTATAAGAagtagtattttgtgcctatttgaacTAGTAATATAGAAAGTATTAACTATCACGTAACATCAACAGGTGCGTTTAAATCGGAACGAAGTAATAGCCGTAATTTCCAAGCAATCGCCTATCTATTTATTGAGATCAGTGACTAGACCTAAGTAAAACAACAATAGCACATTAGCGCCCCCATTGCCAATGTCAAAAAGCACCTCAAGATCCACATACTGTGGCTGTCTTGTCATTTTCTACGCCTGATAGTATGAAGTatattaggattttttttaattagatttgcAATAATTCTTATAgcgaagtaataaaaaattacgtaacaaagatcaaaataaaaactgccTTCACACACATCAACGaacagatacaaaaaaaaacacccaTTAATATGTTAGAAATCAAAAGAAAATCCGCAAAACCATAGATAATTAGGACATCAAAggtagaaaaagaaaactttaaattaaaaaaaaaataccttaaaCTCATTCTCAATATATCATCACCAGTGATCACCCGACACCActtgctataaaataataatatacagaaaaaaaaatataaataaataatgacagATCATAGATCAGTGATTTTCAATCTATGGATTGCGACCCCCAAAcgaaaaaacttgaaaaataaataatttttttgtcatctATTAGTGTACAAAGCAGTTAAGGCGAAAAATACATCAATAGACTATTTATTGTCCCATTTGTTTTGGGGGGTCTCTAACATGGTTTGGGGGGTCGTGTTAAAGATTGATAACCACTGTAATAGAGTATAGACAATAAGAAGCGATAGATAACAAACATATCATCACTTACTTCTCGCTCGATGGCATCGTATCTGTGGACAGATCTTGCAATTCCTGTGACAGGGGGTTGTGTTTCGGACAACTCATGAGAGAGGCTACGCTCCAATCGTCGCTTGTTTGTCTATGGAATTCCGCTGCGAGGAAATAATAACGATGATTGAAACTTTTAAGTAGTGgtaattatatagaaaatttatttactttgaaagtTATTGGAACATCGAAGgaccaattatttttttttaaaaggaaacATAGTATGTAAGTATGAAATACCATGCTTGATTagaagcaataaaaatacaaaggaaTGGCGATGGGTACAACTATTTTAGACAGTATCTTACAACAAAATTTTGTaagtttgaataaaatagtataGATTTAGagcagggattcccaaaggggtctatattgaacttaaagcattgttaattctcactctgtcttcttctattgacctaagtcacaatgaaaaataaaaataataattgatcttaaaagtaggtaatttggtcATGGGGGGTCTGtagtaacagttcattttggaaaagggggtcacttgtccaaaatagtttggggatccctgattTAGACCATTTATATCttatcttaccaatattacaaatgagaaagtttagatggataaatggatggatgtatgtttgaaggtatgtccgGAACggttgaacggatcttgatgaaatttggcacagatatagaacatactctggaaggacacatagattatttattaagttttttttttaatacagcgCGGGCGGAGTTGCGGGCAAAAGTtagttactttaataattatttataagcatatttaagctaaaaaaaaaaacatttactaactttgttaatttatataaaaacattatgaactgacaaactaacaaataactaaatataaaactagaaTTTCTGTAACACTTACCATTTCGTTTGACAGTATCACCATCACAACTTCTGCTAACATCAGCGCTGAAATTGATCACTTGTGGCATAGACCTCAATCCCATTTCATCATCTTCATCCAAATCCACCACCGGTGAATCATCATACACCCTTCTATCTGGGGGCACTTCACCCAGTAACCTTGGGTTTGGTATTTCATCGAGCAATGATGTAGGTCTTGACACACGGGTGACAGGTTTTAGGGCTCTTGTTGGAGCCCTATCGGCTAGACTTCGAGGTCTCGAGGGCGCAGCGCCCGGTATATCAGGCTCCCCTAACACTCTTCGACCTCGGCCGGT comes from Papilio machaon chromosome 27, ilPapMach1.1, whole genome shotgun sequence and encodes:
- the LOC106708078 gene encoding mitogen-activated protein kinase kinase kinase kinase 5 isoform X1; translated protein: MAHSGGVLSSDISRRNPQDEYELVQRIGSGTYGDVYKAKRLNGNGELAAIKVIKLEPGDDFAIIQQEILMMKDCRHPNIVAYYGSYLRRDKLWISMEYCGGGSLQDIYHVTGPLTELQIAYMCRETLTGLSYLHSMGKMHRDIKGANILLTECGDVKLADFGVSAQITATINKRKSFIGTPYWMAPEVAAVERKGGYNQLCDIWACGITAIELAELQPPMFELHPMRVLFLMSKSGFKPPQLKERERWSQVFHAFLKLALTKNPKKRPTADKLLQHSFFQQEMSKRLAIELLQKYSNPPSHCSSQELDEDGAISNVPQRIASKHTGRGRRVLGEPDIPGAAPSRPRSLADRAPTRALKPVTRVSRPTSLLDEIPNPRLLGEVPPDRRVYDDSPVVDLDEDDEMGLRSMPQVINFSADVSRSCDGDTVKRNAEFHRQTSDDWSVASLMSCPKHNPLSQELQDLSTDTMPSSEKSLLQYIDEELMLRATLPLTAETANMAQGNSALSIHDQHLTQCIQLKQNYLNSSTTNIYQSLASNFQSPITASRISIDDPLCRKMGETEIMFADQPENDLNIESPQVRNANCECGQCPKPETRDNNTLSDLQRSVASKCSCDACNSNGDILSYYRNCSNQNQESGIVYCDSCKKQKISVSNFRALQIANRLRISDTDKLENGTTSDEDLCRKIDISMNMDEKSYEHRKRHNRHNSDTVTAGIDLSQFCQCELEKRKTSSVDEIFKLAEEVRDGKEVTDEEMKISQRQRSLSDSQRDKAKVDGEAGSVSVPPVPPRRARSRRTRTPPRPAPNGLPPTPKVHMGACFSKVFNGCPLRINCTASWIHPDTRDQHILIGAEEGIYTLNLNELHETAMDQLCPRRTIWMHVIKDVLMSLSGKTPSLYRHELLALIGSARGGRSLRVLPPRLLPRRFALTTRVPDTRGCMRCAVARNPYNGYKYLCGATPAGLFLMQWYDPLRKFMLLKNIECVLPTPLSAFELIITPELEYPLLCVGATRKPLRLNLININSGATWFHSDELDSCAGGSNTVIPRPERLHTLKAVHQLNKDAVLVCHENMVDIIPALPTALAERRRTKLVSRIQFDFHIETILCLADSVLAFHRHGVQGRSLRNADVTQEITDLSRAYRLLGHDKVVVLESHTLNNTLSSDDGNDLYILAGHEASY
- the LOC106708078 gene encoding mitogen-activated protein kinase kinase kinase kinase 5 isoform X2 — its product is MAHSGGVLSSDISRRNPQDEYELVQRIGSGTYGDVYKAKRLNGNGELAAIKVIKLEPGDDFAIIQQEILMMKDCRHPNIVAYYGSYLRRDKLWISMEYCGGGSLQDIYHVTGPLTELQIAYMCRETLTGLSYLHSMGKMHRDIKGANILLTECGDVKLADFGVSAQITATINKRKSFIGTPYWMAPEVAAVERKGGYNQLCDIWACGITAIELAELQPPMFELHPMRVLFLMSKSGFKPPQLKERERWSQVFHAFLKLALTKNPKKRPTADKLLQHSFFQQEMSKRLAIELLQKYSNPPSHCSSQELDEDGAISNVPQRIASKHTGRGRRVLGEPDIPGAAPSRPRSLADRAPTRALKPVTRVSRPTSLLDEIPNPRLLGEVPPDRRVYDDSPVVDLDEDDEMGLRSMPQVINFSADVSRSCDGDTVKRNAEFHRQTSDDWSVASLMSCPKHNPLSQELQDLSTDTMPSSEKATLPLTAETANMAQGNSALSIHDQHLTQCIQLKQNYLNSSTTNIYQSLASNFQSPITASRISIDDPLCRKMGETEIMFADQPENDLNIESPQVRNANCECGQCPKPETRDNNTLSDLQRSVASKCSCDACNSNGDILSYYRNCSNQNQESGIVYCDSCKKQKISVSNFRALQIANRLRISDTDKLENGTTSDEDLCRKIDISMNMDEKSYEHRKRHNRHNSDTVTAGIDLSQFCQCELEKRKTSSVDEIFKLAEEVRDGKEVTDEEMKISQRQRSLSDSQRDKAKVDGEAGSVSVPPVPPRRARSRRTRTPPRPAPNGLPPTPKVHMGACFSKVFNGCPLRINCTASWIHPDTRDQHILIGAEEGIYTLNLNELHETAMDQLCPRRTIWMHVIKDVLMSLSGKTPSLYRHELLALIGSARGGRSLRVLPPRLLPRRFALTTRVPDTRGCMRCAVARNPYNGYKYLCGATPAGLFLMQWYDPLRKFMLLKNIECVLPTPLSAFELIITPELEYPLLCVGATRKPLRLNLININSGATWFHSDELDSCAGGSNTVIPRPERLHTLKAVHQLNKDAVLVCHENMVDIIPALPTALAERRRTKLVSRIQFDFHIETILCLADSVLAFHRHGVQGRSLRNADVTQEITDLSRAYRLLGHDKVVVLESHTLNNTLSSDDGNDLYILAGHEASY